The following coding sequences lie in one Halomonas sp. 'Soap Lake #6' genomic window:
- the rpoC gene encoding DNA-directed RNA polymerase subunit beta' — MKDLVKVLKSQSQSEEFDAIKITLASPDMIRSWSFGEVKKPETINYRTFKPERDGLFCAKIFGPVKDYECLCGKYKRMKHRGIICEKCGVEVTKAAVRRERMGHIELASPVAHIWFLKSLPSRIGMFLDMTLRDIERVLYFESFVVIDPGMTTLERGQLLNDEQYFEALEEFGDDFDARMGAEAVQELLKDIDLEEEINHLREEIPQTNSETKIKKLSKRLKLLEAFYHSGNAPAWMVMEVLPVLPPDLRPLVPLDGGRFATSDLNDLYRRVINRNNRLKRLLDLNAPDIIVRNEKRMLQEAVDALLDNGRRGRAITGSNKRPLKSLADMIKGKQGRFRQNLLGKRVDYSGRSVITVGPTLRLHQCGLPKKMALELFKPFIYSKLQSLGHASTIKAAKKMVERELPEVWDILADVIREHPVLLNRAPTLHRLGIQAFEPLLIEGKAIQLHPLVCAAYNADFDGDQMAVHVPLTLEAQLEARALMMATNNVLSPANGEPIIVPSQDVVLGLYYMTREKINAKGEGMVFSDLNEVERAFGTQSVSLHARVKVRLDEIDIEEETGERSFHRRIYDTTVGRALLFRILPEGVPFALIDQPMKKKAISSLINEVYRRAGLKPTVIFADQLMYTGFRLATWSGASIGVNDFVIPEAKTAIVDAAEAEVKEIEDQFSSGLVTAGEKYNKVIDIWSKANDKVAKAMMVGISKETVIDREGNEVEQDSFNSVFIMADSGARGSAAQIRQLAGMRGLMAKPDGSIIETPIVANFREGLNVLQYFISTHGARKGLADTALKTANSGYLTRRLVDVAQDLVITETDCGTENGLTLHPIIEGGDIIVPLSQRVLGRVVAQDVVDPGTEEILIPRNTLLDEKWCAELDTMGVDEIIVRSTITCDTAHGVCASCYGRDLARGHQVNIGESVGVIAAQSIGEPGTQLTMRTFHIGGAASRSSAVDSVQVKHGGKVRLHNIKHVERADGKLVVVSRSSALAVADDHGREREYYKLPYGAELSVRDGDVVDAGAVVAKWDPHTHPIIAEVEGKAQFIDLDEGVTMHRSVDEMTGLSSIEVIESAARPMAGRDKRPMVMLQDAAGEYVSVSGSNTPVQYLLPGNSIISVDDGSTIGVGEVVARIPVEASANKDITGGLPRVADLFEARKPKESSILAEISGVVSFGKETKGKRRLTITPESGDPFEALIPKWRQIAVFEGEAVEKGEVISDGPSNPHDILRLLGVAELAKYITAEVQDVYRLQGVGINDKHIEVIVRQMLRKVEITDSGDSDFITGDQAELVRVLEQNARLEKEGKFPAKYQRLLLGITKASLATESFISAASFQETTRVLTEAAVTGKRDYLRGLKENVVVGRLIPAGTGLTHHAERRRKREGVERLFNPSATEVEQELGAQLTALDSDDDL, encoded by the coding sequence ATGAAAGATTTGGTGAAAGTACTCAAATCGCAATCTCAGTCCGAAGAGTTTGACGCGATCAAGATTACCCTGGCGTCGCCGGACATGATTCGCTCCTGGTCTTTCGGCGAGGTGAAGAAGCCCGAGACCATCAACTACCGTACCTTTAAGCCGGAACGGGATGGTCTGTTCTGCGCCAAGATCTTTGGCCCAGTGAAAGACTACGAGTGTTTGTGCGGCAAATATAAGCGCATGAAGCACCGCGGTATCATTTGTGAGAAGTGTGGCGTTGAAGTCACCAAAGCCGCCGTGCGCCGTGAGCGCATGGGGCACATTGAGCTGGCATCGCCGGTTGCTCACATCTGGTTCCTGAAGTCACTGCCGTCGCGTATCGGCATGTTCCTCGATATGACCCTGCGTGATATCGAGCGCGTGCTGTACTTCGAAAGCTTTGTTGTTATCGACCCAGGCATGACCACGCTGGAGCGTGGTCAGTTGCTGAACGACGAGCAGTACTTTGAAGCCCTTGAAGAGTTCGGGGACGACTTTGATGCCCGCATGGGTGCCGAAGCCGTTCAAGAGCTACTCAAAGACATCGATCTGGAAGAAGAGATTAACCACCTGCGTGAAGAGATTCCGCAGACTAACTCTGAAACCAAGATCAAAAAACTCTCCAAGCGCTTGAAGCTGCTTGAAGCGTTTTACCACTCTGGCAACGCGCCAGCGTGGATGGTCATGGAAGTGCTACCCGTGTTGCCGCCGGATCTTCGTCCGCTGGTACCGCTTGACGGTGGCCGCTTCGCGACCTCAGATCTTAACGACCTTTACCGTCGTGTGATCAACCGTAACAACCGTCTGAAGCGTCTGCTGGACCTCAATGCGCCGGATATTATCGTGCGCAACGAGAAGCGCATGCTTCAGGAGGCGGTGGATGCACTGCTGGATAACGGTCGTCGTGGCCGCGCCATCACGGGCTCTAACAAGCGTCCGCTGAAATCGCTCGCCGACATGATCAAAGGTAAGCAGGGCCGTTTCCGTCAGAACTTGTTGGGTAAGCGTGTCGACTACTCCGGCCGTTCGGTTATTACCGTGGGCCCGACGCTGCGTCTACACCAGTGTGGTCTGCCGAAGAAAATGGCCCTTGAGCTGTTCAAGCCGTTTATCTACTCCAAGCTTCAGTCGCTGGGCCATGCGTCCACGATTAAAGCTGCCAAGAAAATGGTTGAGCGTGAGCTACCTGAGGTGTGGGACATCCTTGCTGATGTTATCCGCGAACACCCGGTACTGCTGAACCGTGCGCCTACGCTGCACCGTTTGGGCATCCAGGCGTTTGAGCCGCTGTTGATCGAAGGTAAAGCGATCCAGCTGCACCCGCTGGTATGTGCCGCCTACAACGCCGACTTTGACGGTGACCAGATGGCGGTACACGTACCGCTGACTTTGGAAGCTCAGCTAGAAGCCCGTGCGCTGATGATGGCCACCAATAACGTGCTGTCACCTGCTAACGGCGAGCCGATCATCGTACCGTCCCAAGACGTTGTTCTGGGTCTGTACTACATGACCCGCGAAAAGATCAACGCCAAAGGCGAAGGCATGGTGTTCTCGGACCTCAACGAGGTAGAGCGCGCCTTCGGTACACAATCCGTGTCGCTACACGCCCGGGTTAAGGTACGTCTGGACGAAATCGATATTGAAGAAGAGACTGGCGAGCGTAGCTTCCATCGTCGCATCTACGATACGACGGTTGGCCGCGCGCTGCTGTTCCGCATTCTGCCAGAAGGCGTACCCTTCGCGCTGATCGATCAGCCGATGAAAAAGAAGGCGATCTCCAGTCTGATCAATGAAGTCTATCGTCGTGCTGGTCTTAAGCCGACCGTTATCTTCGCTGACCAACTGATGTATACCGGCTTCCGTCTCGCGACCTGGTCCGGTGCCTCTATCGGTGTAAACGACTTCGTTATCCCTGAAGCGAAAACGGCTATCGTTGACGCAGCGGAAGCTGAAGTTAAAGAGATCGAAGACCAGTTCTCTTCTGGCCTGGTAACTGCAGGTGAGAAGTACAACAAGGTTATCGATATCTGGTCCAAGGCCAACGACAAAGTCGCCAAGGCGATGATGGTGGGTATCTCGAAAGAGACGGTAATTGACCGTGAGGGCAACGAAGTTGAGCAAGACTCGTTCAACAGCGTTTTCATCATGGCCGACTCCGGTGCCCGTGGTTCTGCCGCTCAGATTCGTCAGCTAGCCGGTATGCGTGGCTTGATGGCCAAGCCGGATGGCTCGATCATCGAAACGCCCATCGTCGCCAACTTCCGTGAAGGTCTGAACGTACTTCAGTACTTCATCTCGACCCACGGCGCACGTAAAGGTCTTGCGGATACGGCACTGAAAACAGCCAACTCCGGTTACCTGACCCGTCGTCTGGTAGATGTGGCGCAAGACTTGGTTATCACCGAGACGGATTGTGGCACCGAAAACGGCCTGACGCTGCACCCGATCATTGAAGGTGGCGACATCATCGTACCGCTGTCGCAGCGCGTATTGGGTCGCGTTGTTGCGCAGGACGTGGTTGATCCAGGCACTGAAGAAATTCTGATTCCGCGTAACACGTTGCTGGATGAGAAGTGGTGTGCCGAGCTCGACACTATGGGTGTGGACGAGATTATCGTTCGCTCTACCATTACCTGTGATACCGCTCACGGCGTATGTGCTTCTTGTTACGGCCGTGACCTGGCCCGTGGTCATCAGGTCAACATCGGTGAGTCTGTGGGTGTTATTGCTGCGCAGTCGATCGGTGAGCCGGGTACCCAGTTGACCATGCGTACCTTCCACATCGGTGGGGCGGCATCGCGTTCATCTGCAGTGGATAGCGTACAGGTGAAGCACGGCGGCAAGGTTCGTCTGCACAACATCAAGCACGTAGAGCGTGCCGATGGCAAGCTGGTAGTAGTTTCTCGCTCCAGTGCCTTGGCAGTAGCCGATGATCATGGCCGTGAGCGTGAGTACTACAAGCTCCCTTATGGTGCTGAACTCTCTGTACGCGATGGTGATGTCGTGGATGCTGGTGCGGTTGTTGCCAAGTGGGATCCGCACACCCATCCGATCATTGCTGAAGTAGAAGGTAAGGCGCAGTTCATCGATCTTGACGAGGGTGTCACCATGCACCGCAGCGTCGACGAGATGACCGGCTTGTCCTCTATTGAGGTGATCGAATCTGCAGCACGCCCGATGGCTGGCCGCGATAAGCGCCCCATGGTAATGCTGCAAGATGCTGCTGGTGAATACGTATCGGTATCTGGCTCGAATACACCCGTACAGTACCTGCTGCCGGGTAACTCCATTATTTCCGTCGACGATGGGTCTACCATCGGTGTTGGTGAAGTGGTGGCGCGTATTCCGGTTGAGGCCTCGGCTAACAAAGATATTACCGGTGGTCTGCCGCGGGTTGCTGACTTGTTCGAAGCGCGTAAGCCGAAAGAGTCCTCTATCCTGGCGGAAATCAGTGGTGTAGTGAGCTTTGGTAAAGAGACTAAGGGTAAGCGTCGTTTGACGATTACTCCGGAGTCTGGCGATCCGTTCGAAGCGCTAATCCCGAAATGGCGTCAAATTGCCGTGTTCGAGGGTGAAGCAGTGGAGAAAGGGGAGGTTATCTCTGATGGCCCCAGTAATCCTCATGATATCTTGCGCCTCCTGGGCGTAGCGGAGCTGGCCAAGTACATCACCGCCGAAGTGCAGGACGTTTATCGTCTGCAGGGCGTAGGCATCAATGACAAGCACATCGAAGTTATTGTGCGTCAGATGCTGCGTAAGGTAGAGATCACTGACTCTGGTGACTCCGACTTCATTACCGGCGACCAGGCAGAGCTTGTGCGTGTACTTGAGCAGAACGCGCGGCTTGAGAAAGAAGGCAAGTTCCCAGCCAAGTATCAACGCTTGCTGCTGGGTATTACCAAGGCCAGCTTGGCCACTGAGTCGTTCATTTCAGCGGCATCGTTCCAGGAAACGACCCGCGTACTGACCGAAGCAGCAGTGACCGGCAAGCGCGACTACCTGCGCGGTCTGAAAGAAAACGTGGTAGTTGGACGTCTGATTCCGGCAGGTACCGGTCTGACTCACCACGCAGAGCGTCGTCGCAAGCGCGAAGGCGTAGAGCGTCTGTTCAACCCCTCGGCGACCGAGGTAGAGCAGGAGCTTGGCGCTCAGTTGACCGCCCTGGACTCAGACGACGATCTGTAA
- the rpsL gene encoding 30S ribosomal protein S12 → MATINQLVRKPRKRPVTKSDVPALQACPQKRGVCTRVYTTTPKKPNSALRKVCRVRLTNGFEVSSYIGGEGHNLQEHSVVLIRGGRVKDLPGVRYHTVRGALDTSGVQNRKQGRSKYGTKRPKS, encoded by the coding sequence ATGGCAACGATTAATCAGCTAGTGCGCAAGCCGCGCAAGCGCCCCGTCACTAAGAGTGACGTGCCTGCGCTTCAGGCATGCCCGCAAAAGCGCGGCGTTTGTACGCGCGTTTACACCACCACACCGAAGAAGCCTAACTCGGCCCTGCGTAAGGTTTGCCGTGTGCGCCTGACCAACGGCTTTGAAGTTTCTTCTTACATTGGTGGTGAAGGTCACAACCTCCAGGAGCACTCTGTTGTTCTGATTCGCGGCGGTCGTGTAAAGGATTTGCCAGGTGTGCGTTATCACACCGTTCGTGGCGCCCTTGACACCTCTGGCGTTCAGAACCGTAAGCAGGGTCGTTCTAAGTACGGTACCAAGCGTCCGAAGTCCTAA
- the rpsG gene encoding 30S ribosomal protein S7 — MPRRRVVAKREILPDPKFGSERLAKFMNHLMVSGKKSIAERIVYGALDKVAERSKEDPLETFDKALEAIQPMVEVKSRRVGGATYQVPVEVRPSRRQALAMRWLVDAARRRGEKTMVQRLAGEMLDAAEGKGSAVKKREDVHRMAEANKAFSHYRF, encoded by the coding sequence ATGCCTAGAAGAAGAGTTGTAGCTAAACGCGAAATCCTGCCGGATCCTAAGTTCGGAAGTGAGCGTCTGGCGAAGTTCATGAACCACCTGATGGTCAGCGGCAAGAAGTCCATAGCTGAGCGTATCGTCTACGGTGCGTTGGACAAGGTTGCCGAGCGTAGTAAAGAAGATCCGCTGGAGACTTTCGACAAAGCGCTGGAAGCCATCCAGCCTATGGTCGAAGTGAAGTCGCGCCGCGTTGGTGGTGCGACCTATCAGGTGCCGGTTGAAGTTCGTCCGTCTCGTCGCCAAGCGCTGGCAATGCGTTGGTTGGTAGACGCAGCGCGTCGTCGCGGTGAAAAAACCATGGTGCAGCGTCTGGCTGGTGAAATGCTGGATGCCGCAGAAGGTAAAGGTTCTGCTGTTAAGAAGCGCGAAGACGTGCATCGCATGGCAGAAGCCAACAAGGCCTTCTCGCACTACCGTTTCTAA
- a CDS encoding pentapeptide repeat-containing protein, whose amino-acid sequence MQARLMRPPPPQKDSGQALQPSITNTLSITNACCNNATQQTLRHAEQRAYKNHRTALKNAVLKNVDLRNAAFRNVDLRNGSARRPCWLLPCDARLRAS is encoded by the coding sequence ATGCAGGCGAGGCTTATGCGACCGCCGCCACCCCAAAAGGATAGCGGCCAGGCATTGCAACCAAGCATTACGAATACGTTAAGTATTACAAATGCGTGCTGCAACAACGCGACTCAGCAAACACTTCGCCATGCTGAACAACGTGCATATAAAAACCATAGAACCGCACTTAAAAACGCCGTACTCAAAAACGTCGATCTTAGAAACGCCGCTTTTAGAAACGTCGATCTTAGAAACGGTAGTGCGAGAAGGCCTTGTTGGCTTCTGCCATGCGATGCACGTCTTCGCGCTTCTTAA
- the fusA gene encoding elongation factor G: protein MARKTPLNRYRNIGIVAHVDAGKTTTTERVLFYTGLNHKLGETHEGASTTDWMEQEQERGITITSAAVTTFWQGMSKQFDEHRINIIDTPGHVDFTIEVERSLRVLDGAVVVLCGSSGVQPQTETVWRQADKYEVPRMVFVNKMDRTGADFFMVVDQLKERLGANAVPIQINWGAEEDFKGVVDLIQMKAILWDEASLGMTYELVDIPADLQETAEMYREQMVEAAAEGSDELMEKYLEGGELTVEEIKAGLRARTLANDIVLVTCGSAFKNKGVQAVLDGVIEYMPSPTEVKAIEGELDDKDGTIATREADDSAPFAALAFKIATDPFVGTLTFIRVYSGVLKSGDGVYNSVKQKKERVGRIVQMHANSREEIKEVLAGDIAACIGLKDVTTGDTLCDIDNKIVLERMEFPDPVISVAVEPKSKADQEKMGVALGKLAQEDPSFQVKTDEETGQTIISGMGELHLDIIVDRMRREFKVEANIGKPQVAYRETIRGKVEQEGKFVRQSGGRGQYGHVWLRIEPLTAEEKGEGEGEIFFKFNSEIVGGTVPKEYVPAVEKGAFEQLKNGVIAGYPMIDVKVTLFDGSFHDVDSNETAFKIASSMAVKEGARKAKAVLLEPVMKVEVVTPEDFMGDVMGDLNRRRGLVQGMDDSSSGKVIRATVPLGEMFGYATDLRSQTQGRASYSMEFAKYEEAPSSVVEAVINQNG from the coding sequence GTGGCACGCAAAACTCCACTAAATCGCTACCGTAATATAGGTATCGTCGCTCATGTCGACGCGGGTAAAACCACGACTACTGAGCGTGTATTGTTCTACACTGGGCTTAACCATAAGCTGGGTGAGACTCATGAAGGTGCTTCTACTACTGACTGGATGGAACAGGAGCAGGAGCGTGGAATTACTATCACCTCTGCTGCTGTAACCACTTTCTGGCAAGGTATGAGCAAGCAGTTTGACGAGCACCGTATCAATATTATCGATACGCCTGGGCACGTTGACTTCACTATCGAAGTTGAGCGCTCCTTGCGTGTGCTTGATGGTGCGGTAGTTGTACTGTGTGGCTCCTCCGGTGTTCAGCCGCAGACCGAAACAGTATGGCGCCAGGCTGACAAGTACGAAGTGCCGCGCATGGTCTTCGTCAACAAGATGGACCGTACCGGCGCTGATTTCTTCATGGTTGTTGACCAGTTGAAAGAGCGTCTTGGTGCTAATGCTGTGCCGATCCAGATTAACTGGGGGGCGGAAGAGGACTTTAAAGGTGTTGTCGACCTGATCCAGATGAAAGCCATCCTGTGGGATGAAGCAAGTCTGGGTATGACCTATGAGCTCGTTGATATCCCTGCTGACCTGCAAGAAACAGCAGAGATGTATCGTGAGCAAATGGTTGAAGCGGCTGCCGAAGGCTCTGATGAGCTGATGGAGAAGTATCTCGAAGGTGGTGAGCTAACCGTCGAGGAAATCAAGGCTGGTCTGCGTGCGCGCACCTTGGCTAACGATATTGTTCTGGTCACCTGTGGTTCTGCGTTTAAGAACAAAGGTGTACAGGCAGTATTGGATGGCGTTATCGAATACATGCCTTCGCCGACTGAAGTTAAGGCGATCGAGGGTGAACTGGACGATAAAGACGGCACCATCGCTACTCGTGAGGCTGACGACAGTGCTCCGTTTGCGGCCCTGGCGTTTAAAATCGCCACCGACCCCTTCGTTGGTACGCTGACCTTTATTCGCGTCTATTCGGGCGTTCTGAAATCTGGTGACGGTGTGTATAACTCCGTTAAGCAGAAGAAAGAGCGTGTTGGTCGTATCGTTCAGATGCACGCCAACTCCCGCGAAGAGATCAAAGAAGTTTTGGCTGGCGATATTGCTGCCTGTATCGGTCTGAAGGATGTCACCACTGGTGATACTCTATGCGATATCGATAACAAGATTGTTCTTGAGCGCATGGAATTCCCGGATCCGGTTATCTCGGTTGCGGTTGAGCCGAAGTCCAAGGCTGACCAGGAAAAAATGGGTGTTGCACTGGGCAAACTTGCCCAGGAAGATCCTTCCTTCCAGGTTAAGACCGACGAAGAGACCGGCCAGACCATTATCTCTGGTATGGGCGAGCTTCACTTGGATATCATCGTTGACCGTATGCGTCGCGAGTTCAAGGTTGAAGCTAATATCGGTAAGCCGCAGGTTGCCTATCGCGAAACTATTCGCGGCAAGGTCGAGCAAGAAGGCAAGTTCGTACGTCAGTCTGGTGGTCGTGGTCAATACGGTCACGTTTGGCTGCGTATTGAGCCGCTAACCGCAGAAGAGAAGGGTGAAGGTGAAGGAGAGATCTTCTTCAAATTCAACTCTGAGATCGTAGGTGGCACGGTTCCTAAGGAATACGTACCTGCGGTTGAGAAGGGTGCTTTTGAGCAGCTGAAAAACGGTGTCATTGCGGGCTACCCGATGATCGATGTTAAAGTGACGCTGTTTGATGGCTCCTTCCACGACGTGGACTCCAACGAGACTGCGTTTAAGATTGCTTCTTCTATGGCAGTTAAAGAAGGTGCCAGGAAGGCCAAGGCCGTGCTGCTGGAGCCGGTGATGAAGGTCGAAGTCGTGACCCCCGAAGACTTTATGGGTGACGTCATGGGCGACCTGAACCGTCGTCGCGGCTTGGTGCAGGGCATGGATGACTCCTCTTCTGGTAAAGTCATTCGTGCAACGGTGCCACTGGGTGAGATGTTCGGTTACGCAACCGATCTGCGCTCACAAACCCAGGGCCGTGCGAGCTACTCTATGGAGTTCGCGAAGTACGAGGAGGCGCCCTCCAGCGTCGTTGAAGCCGTCATCAATCAAAACGGTTAA
- the tuf gene encoding elongation factor Tu yields the protein MAKEKFERSKPHVNVGTIGHVDHGKTTLTAALTRVSAEVFGGDWRAFDTIDNAPEERERGITIATSHVEYQSEERHYAHVDCPGHADYVKNMITGAAQMDGAILVCSAADGPMPQTREHILLSRQVGVPYIVVFLNKADMVDDEELLELVEMEVRELLDEYDFPGDDTPIIIGSALMALNGEDENGMGTTAVTNLIKALDDYIPEPERAIDQPFLMPIEDVFSISGRGTVVTGRVERGIVKAGEEVEIVGIRDTTKTIVTGVEMFRKLLDEGRAGENVGALLRGTKRDDVERGQVLAKPGSINPHTVFEAEVYVLSKEEGGRHTPFFKGYRPQFYFRTTDVTGTCELPEGVEMVMPGDNVKLVVTLIAPIAMDDGLRFAIREGGRTVGAGVVAKIVK from the coding sequence GTGGCTAAGGAAAAATTCGAACGTTCCAAACCGCACGTCAACGTCGGCACCATCGGTCACGTCGACCACGGTAAAACGACTCTGACAGCGGCTCTGACCCGTGTGTCTGCTGAGGTTTTCGGCGGTGACTGGCGTGCATTTGATACCATCGATAACGCTCCTGAAGAGCGTGAGCGCGGTATCACTATCGCTACATCTCACGTTGAGTACCAGTCAGAAGAGCGTCACTACGCGCACGTTGACTGCCCAGGGCACGCTGACTACGTCAAGAACATGATCACTGGTGCTGCGCAGATGGATGGCGCGATCCTGGTATGTTCTGCCGCTGATGGCCCCATGCCGCAGACTCGCGAGCACATCCTGCTGTCTCGTCAGGTTGGTGTACCGTACATCGTTGTGTTCCTGAACAAAGCGGACATGGTCGATGACGAAGAGCTGCTTGAGCTGGTCGAAATGGAAGTTCGCGAACTCCTCGACGAGTACGACTTCCCGGGTGACGACACTCCGATCATCATCGGTTCTGCGCTGATGGCTCTGAACGGCGAAGATGAGAACGGCATGGGTACTACCGCCGTTACTAATCTGATCAAAGCTCTGGATGACTACATTCCTGAGCCGGAGCGTGCTATCGACCAGCCGTTCCTGATGCCGATCGAAGACGTATTCTCTATCTCTGGCCGTGGTACTGTTGTTACCGGTCGTGTAGAGCGCGGTATCGTTAAAGCTGGTGAAGAAGTGGAAATCGTGGGTATCCGCGACACCACCAAGACCATCGTTACTGGTGTTGAAATGTTCCGTAAGCTGCTCGACGAAGGTCGTGCAGGTGAGAATGTTGGCGCCCTGTTGCGTGGTACTAAGCGTGATGACGTTGAGCGTGGTCAGGTTCTGGCCAAGCCGGGTTCTATCAACCCGCACACCGTTTTCGAAGCTGAAGTATACGTACTGTCCAAAGAAGAAGGTGGTCGTCACACGCCTTTCTTCAAGGGCTACCGTCCTCAGTTCTACTTCCGTACCACTGACGTAACTGGTACTTGTGAACTGCCGGAAGGTGTTGAAATGGTAATGCCGGGTGACAACGTTAAGTTGGTTGTTACTCTGATCGCTCCGATCGCTATGGACGACGGTCTGCGCTTCGCGATTCGCGAAGGTGGTCGTACCGTTGGTGCTGGCGTTGTGGCCAAGATCGTTAAGTAA
- the rpsJ gene encoding 30S ribosomal protein S10 has product MQNQKIRIRLKAFDHRLIDQSTAEIVETAKRTGAQVRGPIPLPTNRERYTILISPHVNKDARDQYEIRTHKRVLDIVEPTEKTVDALMKLDLAAGVDVQIKLD; this is encoded by the coding sequence ATGCAGAACCAAAAGATTCGCATTCGGTTGAAAGCGTTCGACCATCGCCTGATCGATCAGTCCACAGCGGAGATCGTTGAAACCGCTAAGCGTACTGGTGCTCAGGTTCGTGGACCGATTCCGCTGCCGACCAACCGCGAGCGCTATACCATCCTGATTTCACCGCACGTCAATAAAGATGCGCGCGATCAGTATGAGATTCGTACTCACAAGCGTGTGCTCGACATTGTTGAGCCGACTGAAAAAACTGTTGATGCGCTGATGAAGCTCGACCTCGCCGCTGGCGTAGACGTGCAAATCAAGCTCGACTAA
- the rplC gene encoding 50S ribosomal protein L3, giving the protein MTIGLVGKKAGMTRVFTEDGASVPVTVIEVDPNRVTRVKTLESDGYAAVQVTTGSRKAKHLTKAQAGQFAKAGVEAGRSLMEFRLSEGEEAPEVGGELTVSLFEAGQMIDVTGTSKGKGFQGAVKRWNFRTQDNTHGNSLSHRAPGSIGMCQTPGRVFKGKKMAGQMGNARCTVQSLEIVRVDAERNLLLIKGAVPGAPGSDVIVRSAVKAG; this is encoded by the coding sequence ATGACTATCGGTTTAGTCGGTAAAAAGGCCGGGATGACCCGCGTCTTTACCGAAGATGGCGCTTCTGTGCCCGTGACCGTTATTGAAGTTGATCCTAACCGTGTAACGCGCGTTAAGACTCTTGAGTCTGACGGCTACGCAGCGGTTCAGGTCACCACAGGTTCTCGTAAAGCCAAACACCTCACCAAAGCGCAAGCTGGTCAGTTTGCCAAGGCGGGTGTTGAGGCTGGTCGTTCACTAATGGAATTCCGTCTTTCAGAAGGCGAAGAAGCTCCAGAAGTGGGTGGCGAACTCACCGTATCCCTCTTCGAAGCTGGTCAAATGATCGACGTGACCGGCACCTCTAAGGGTAAAGGCTTCCAGGGTGCTGTTAAGCGCTGGAATTTCCGTACCCAAGACAACACGCATGGTAACTCCCTGTCGCATCGCGCGCCGGGTTCTATCGGCATGTGTCAGACCCCGGGTCGTGTATTTAAAGGCAAAAAAATGGCCGGTCAGATGGGTAATGCCCGTTGCACCGTACAGAGCCTTGAGATCGTCCGTGTCGACGCCGAGCGTAACCTGCTGCTGATCAAAGGTGCTGTTCCGGGCGCTCCCGGTAGTGACGTTATCGTTCGCAGCGCCGTGAAAGCTGGCTGA
- the rplD gene encoding 50S ribosomal protein L4 has protein sequence MNLNLAAGAGTVEVADATFGKEFNEALVHQVVTAYLAGGRQGSRAQKSRSDVRGGGKKPWRQKGTGRARAGTIRSPLWRSGGVTFAARPQDHSQKVNRKMYRSAMRSILSELVRQERLIAIEEFSVEAPKTKQVAAKLKELNLEKVLIVTEEVDEKLYLAARNLPHVDVVDVAAADPVSLVAFDKVLVTVSALRKFEEKLA, from the coding sequence ATGAATCTGAATCTTGCTGCAGGCGCGGGTACCGTTGAAGTAGCCGACGCCACTTTTGGCAAAGAATTCAACGAAGCGCTGGTCCATCAGGTTGTCACCGCCTACTTGGCTGGTGGTCGCCAAGGCTCACGCGCTCAAAAGAGCCGTTCCGACGTGCGCGGTGGTGGTAAGAAGCCGTGGCGTCAGAAGGGTACCGGTCGTGCACGTGCTGGTACTATCCGCTCTCCGTTATGGCGCAGCGGCGGCGTAACTTTTGCAGCGCGTCCTCAGGACCACTCGCAAAAAGTTAACCGCAAAATGTACCGTTCGGCGATGCGTTCCATCCTGTCTGAGCTGGTTCGTCAAGAGCGCTTGATCGCAATTGAAGAGTTCAGCGTTGAAGCGCCGAAGACCAAGCAGGTAGCTGCCAAGCTGAAAGAGCTCAACCTTGAAAAAGTGTTGATCGTCACTGAAGAAGTTGACGAAAAGCTCTATCTGGCCGCACGCAACCTTCCCCACGTTGATGTGGTGGATGTCGCGGCAGCTGATCCGGTAAGCCTGGTAGCCTTTGATAAGGTCCTGGTTACCGTCTCCGCCCTGCGTAAATTCGAGGAGAAGCTGGCATGA
- the rplW gene encoding 50S ribosomal protein L23: MNQERVFKVLLGPHVTEKAAMAAERNQYVFKVASDATKPEIKKAVEALFGKKVGSVQVLNMKGKTKRTAHGVGLRKGYRKAYVTLAAGETLEDFSGAE, encoded by the coding sequence ATGAACCAGGAACGCGTATTCAAGGTTCTGCTTGGACCGCACGTGACCGAAAAGGCCGCGATGGCTGCTGAGCGCAACCAGTACGTTTTCAAGGTGGCAAGCGATGCTACCAAGCCCGAGATCAAGAAAGCCGTTGAAGCACTATTCGGCAAGAAGGTCGGCAGCGTTCAAGTATTGAACATGAAGGGTAAAACAAAGCGTACTGCTCACGGCGTTGGCCTGCGTAAGGGTTATCGCAAAGCGTATGTGACCCTGGCTGCGGGTGAAACGCTCGAAGACTTCTCTGGCGCCGAATAA